From one Peredibacter starrii genomic stretch:
- a CDS encoding organic hydroperoxide resistance protein, producing MKTLYTASVTVVGGRNGEVKSSDGILNFPVRMPKELGGNGGATNPEQLFAAGYAACFDGALNLVARNQKIAVGQTSITAHVSIGPNDKGGFQLAAKLQVKIPGVERNVGEQLLKAAHEVCPYSNATRGNIDVELELLPA from the coding sequence ATGAAAACTTTGTATACTGCATCTGTAACTGTTGTTGGTGGTCGTAATGGTGAAGTGAAATCAAGTGACGGCATTTTAAATTTCCCAGTTCGTATGCCAAAAGAACTTGGTGGTAATGGCGGTGCTACTAACCCTGAACAACTATTTGCTGCTGGCTACGCTGCTTGTTTTGATGGCGCTCTTAATCTAGTGGCCCGTAACCAGAAAATTGCAGTTGGTCAGACTTCAATTACTGCTCACGTAAGCATTGGCCCAAATGATAAGGGTGGATTTCAACTTGCTGCTAAACTTCAGGTAAAAATCCCTGGCGTTGAAAGAAATGTTGGTGAACAATTACTGAAGGCCGCGCACGAAGTTTGTCCTTACTCGAATGCGACACGCGGTAACATTGACGTAGAATTGGAACTTTTACCTGCTTAA
- a CDS encoding MarR family winged helix-turn-helix transcriptional regulator yields the protein MLVLWEKDPITVNEIGEELNLDSGTLSPLLKKLESLEVISRERDPEDERRVIVKLTKKGKDLRNKAEEIPFNIMCGMGLDVDKLTKLREELQDLNKAVKKSLT from the coding sequence ATGTTGGTCCTTTGGGAGAAAGACCCAATTACAGTGAATGAGATCGGTGAAGAACTGAATCTTGATTCTGGAACCCTTAGCCCTCTCCTGAAAAAGCTTGAGTCGTTAGAAGTTATCAGTCGTGAAAGAGATCCCGAGGACGAGCGCAGAGTCATCGTTAAGCTCACTAAGAAAGGAAAGGATCTGAGAAACAAAGCAGAAGAGATCCCTTTTAACATTATGTGCGGGATGGGACTTGATGTGGATAAACTCACGAAGCTGCGTGAAGAGCTTCAGGATTTAAATAAGGCCGTAAAAAAGAGCCTTACTTAG
- a CDS encoding DUF1254 domain-containing protein, which yields MHYLNLVFLFCLFLGCAHESDKPRSQSMTEVLADAYEYGFPLVLMDVTRENATNVARPDSRKIRAPINQFAHAGRFPDHSFKDVVRVNVDTMYSTAWLDLSKEPMILEVPDTKNRYYILPILDGWTNIFSSPGKRTTGTRKSKFAIVGPNWSGDLPIEVKVIKSPTNMAWIVGRTEARGKKDAQTVVAKIQKGMKLYPLSAYGKTYHAPAGKVDKRLTSKDSPVEQVFKMSTEEYFNRLNKLMLENPPPMADAPAIERFAKYGIAPGVKFTTQVVNPRELRKYEEIPGAVREKFEKEIQAVAFPKDGWVMLKNLGSYDTDYAKRALVAYAGLGASLDLDIVYPTALIDGHGDPLNGSNRYVLHFDKNELPPVKAFWSLTVYGKDGYVVKNALNRYAIGNRSNLKYNRDGSLDIYIQNISPGKNMESNWLPIPAGDFSITARLYWPKPEEIKNWRMPPILKSTARPSISAAEVDRKKSSPAQRM from the coding sequence ATGCACTATCTAAACTTAGTTTTTCTTTTCTGTTTATTTTTAGGCTGTGCTCATGAATCAGACAAACCCAGATCTCAGTCGATGACTGAAGTCCTGGCGGATGCTTATGAATATGGTTTCCCTTTAGTGTTAATGGATGTGACCAGGGAAAATGCAACCAATGTTGCACGTCCAGACTCGAGAAAAATCCGGGCGCCGATAAATCAATTCGCCCATGCGGGCCGATTTCCAGATCATAGTTTTAAAGATGTCGTAAGAGTGAATGTTGATACGATGTATTCAACCGCCTGGCTGGATCTCTCAAAAGAGCCCATGATTCTTGAAGTTCCTGATACTAAAAATCGATACTACATTCTTCCCATTTTAGATGGTTGGACGAATATTTTTTCTTCTCCTGGCAAACGAACTACTGGAACGAGAAAATCAAAGTTTGCCATAGTTGGCCCCAACTGGAGTGGTGATCTTCCCATCGAAGTTAAGGTCATTAAGTCACCAACCAATATGGCCTGGATTGTAGGAAGAACCGAGGCGAGAGGGAAAAAAGATGCCCAGACGGTGGTTGCAAAGATTCAAAAAGGTATGAAGCTTTATCCTTTAAGTGCCTATGGGAAAACCTATCATGCTCCTGCTGGTAAAGTTGATAAAAGACTGACCTCTAAAGATTCTCCCGTGGAACAGGTCTTTAAAATGTCGACAGAAGAATATTTTAATCGTCTCAATAAACTCATGTTGGAGAATCCACCTCCAATGGCAGATGCTCCGGCGATTGAGAGATTTGCTAAATACGGAATTGCTCCTGGAGTAAAATTCACGACCCAAGTGGTGAATCCAAGAGAGCTTCGAAAATATGAAGAAATACCAGGAGCAGTAAGAGAGAAATTCGAGAAAGAAATTCAGGCCGTGGCCTTCCCGAAAGATGGATGGGTCATGCTCAAAAATCTTGGAAGTTATGATACAGATTACGCTAAACGCGCTCTGGTCGCCTATGCTGGTCTTGGAGCAAGTCTGGATCTCGATATTGTCTATCCGACGGCATTGATTGATGGTCATGGTGATCCATTGAACGGTAGTAATCGATATGTCCTTCATTTTGATAAGAATGAACTTCCACCAGTGAAGGCCTTCTGGTCTCTGACGGTCTATGGAAAAGATGGTTACGTGGTGAAGAACGCCTTAAACCGTTATGCCATCGGTAATAGAAGTAATTTGAAATATAATCGAGATGGCTCGCTTGATATTTATATCCAGAACATTTCGCCTGGAAAAAACATGGAATCAAATTGGCTGCCCATTCCTGCAGGAGATTTTTCAATTACGGCGAGATTATATTGGCCCAAGCCAGAAGAGATTAAGAATTGGCGTATGCCGCCGATTCTTAAATCGACGGCAAGACCAAGTATTAGTGCTGCTGAAGTCGACAGAAAGAAATCATCACCTGCCCAGCGTATGTGA
- a CDS encoding LysR family transcriptional regulator produces MNLDGIDVFVKVIQTGSFTAAAKALRMPTTTVSSKVAYLESRLGVTLIQRTTRKLQLTQAGTIFFKRCVIALEEIEAGENELSIGKTEPEGTLKISTVAELGHTILPDLIRGYLQQYPKMNIELILTPRVVDLVGEGIDLAIRYGQLKDSSLRAKKIVDVDFSLWASPEYIKKHGMPKNGRDLKKHTIIRFTAWSPTLRFSHDKEVIEVATSAKIVVDDLSTVKEFAVGGDGIGIIPSFMGKREAKHKHLVQVASGLSWGTVPLSFVYPPQRFVSLKVQSFMNWVEKNKSKVFN; encoded by the coding sequence ATGAATTTAGACGGCATTGATGTATTCGTAAAAGTTATCCAGACTGGCAGTTTCACTGCCGCGGCCAAGGCCCTCAGAATGCCTACTACAACGGTGAGCAGTAAGGTGGCCTATCTCGAGAGTAGACTGGGAGTGACTCTTATTCAGAGAACTACCAGAAAGCTTCAGCTCACCCAGGCGGGAACCATCTTTTTTAAGAGATGTGTTATTGCCCTGGAAGAAATTGAAGCGGGCGAGAACGAGCTTTCTATCGGTAAAACCGAACCTGAGGGAACGCTTAAAATATCTACGGTGGCCGAACTGGGGCATACCATTCTCCCCGATCTCATTCGAGGTTATTTACAGCAATATCCAAAAATGAATATCGAGCTCATTCTTACTCCGAGGGTAGTAGATCTTGTCGGCGAGGGGATTGATCTGGCCATCCGTTATGGCCAGCTGAAAGACTCCAGCCTCAGGGCCAAAAAGATTGTGGACGTGGATTTTTCTTTATGGGCCAGTCCTGAGTATATTAAGAAACACGGTATGCCTAAAAACGGAAGAGATCTCAAAAAGCATACCATCATTCGTTTCACGGCCTGGTCCCCTACTCTTAGATTTTCTCATGATAAGGAAGTTATCGAAGTCGCGACCTCAGCAAAGATTGTCGTAGATGATCTTTCCACGGTGAAAGAATTCGCGGTGGGTGGAGATGGGATTGGCATCATTCCTTCTTTTATGGGTAAACGTGAGGCCAAGCATAAGCACTTAGTTCAAGTGGCATCCGGACTTAGCTGGGGAACAGTTCCACTCTCTTTCGTGTATCCGCCTCAGAGATTCGTCTCGCTAAAGGTGCAATCCTTCATGAACTGGGTAGAAAAAAATAAATCAAAGGTTTTTAATTAA
- a CDS encoding hemerythrin domain-containing protein codes for MSILGSIRIDHTIIRELLEELVALDPADDYRFVLLEQLEHLILPHSRSEEVILYNSIRALKSDTSEVIESYHEHAEIDAYLRALQVKEDTDLEWKETAELLQSKIVGHIDNEEDVIFKDAHLLFNSDELDAMGMAFEELKNKYETDGVVRTSADLIVNLLPPHLFERIRDLKSP; via the coding sequence ATGAGTATTCTGGGATCGATCAGAATTGATCACACCATTATTCGCGAGTTGTTAGAAGAATTGGTCGCCTTAGATCCGGCAGATGATTATCGATTTGTTTTATTAGAACAATTAGAGCACTTAATCCTTCCTCATTCGCGTTCTGAAGAGGTGATTCTCTATAATTCAATTCGTGCTTTGAAATCGGACACCTCAGAAGTCATTGAGTCCTATCATGAGCATGCTGAGATTGATGCCTATCTTCGGGCATTACAAGTCAAAGAAGACACAGATCTGGAGTGGAAAGAGACGGCCGAGCTTTTACAATCCAAAATTGTAGGACACATTGATAACGAAGAAGATGTCATTTTTAAAGATGCTCATCTGCTTTTTAATTCTGATGAACTCGATGCAATGGGAATGGCCTTTGAAGAGTTAAAAAATAAATACGAGACAGATGGAGTGGTTCGGACTTCAGCTGATCTCATTGTGAATCTTCTGCCTCCGCATCTTTTCGAAAGAATCCGAGATCTCAAATCTCCTTAA
- a CDS encoding DUF1254 domain-containing protein has protein sequence MKFLLLLLFSLSASHAADEPGFKNGYPDNDTVTQVRNDQVFQRAVQAYRFWYPTVSAEGIFNGFRDLGVNDNEAIGYLQASPIGLAFTANMDTPYAVAALDVKDGAMVVELPPGAFIGLANDHHQNWIQDMGIPGPDAGKGGKHLILPPNYKGEIPADYHVGRATSNKVLIALRAIPQNGNMKEAMEMITRVKIYPFSTSANPKLLRFVNLTSRKMDGTLLKWENNMEFWNKLHKVIDEEPILQEFQPMYGFLSGLGIEKGKKFAPDNKMRSLLEQAAKEGRRQMLVSAFANWRPDRIVWKDRRWEWVGLVSENGNFMTQSGLDLEARDRWFSQAIIASPAMFRRTEGAGSLYWLGLRDDKGEYLDGGKTYKLSVPMPVPAKLFWSVTVYDNETRSLIQTDQNNAALRSLVELKNSPTMGTVDVYFGPKQIAGKEGKWIKTIPGKGWFAYFRIYGPGDAAFKGTWRPGDFEEVKTTDQTASNP, from the coding sequence ATGAAATTCCTTCTGCTCCTTTTGTTTTCACTTTCTGCATCTCATGCTGCTGATGAACCAGGTTTTAAAAATGGTTATCCAGATAATGATACAGTCACTCAAGTCAGAAACGACCAAGTCTTTCAGCGAGCTGTTCAGGCCTATCGTTTTTGGTACCCGACTGTTTCAGCAGAAGGAATTTTTAATGGCTTTCGTGATTTGGGAGTCAATGACAATGAGGCCATAGGATATTTACAAGCAAGTCCGATTGGCCTTGCTTTTACTGCCAATATGGATACTCCTTACGCTGTTGCGGCCTTGGATGTGAAAGATGGTGCAATGGTAGTAGAGCTGCCGCCGGGTGCCTTTATAGGACTTGCTAATGATCATCATCAAAATTGGATTCAGGATATGGGAATTCCTGGGCCTGATGCAGGTAAGGGCGGAAAGCATCTTATTCTCCCACCGAATTATAAAGGCGAAATTCCCGCAGATTATCATGTCGGAAGAGCGACTTCGAATAAGGTCTTGATTGCCCTTCGTGCCATCCCTCAGAACGGAAATATGAAAGAGGCCATGGAGATGATCACTCGAGTGAAGATCTATCCATTCTCGACCTCGGCCAATCCTAAGCTTCTTAGGTTCGTTAATCTTACTTCAAGAAAAATGGATGGAACTTTACTGAAGTGGGAAAACAACATGGAGTTTTGGAATAAACTTCACAAAGTTATCGATGAAGAACCAATTCTGCAAGAGTTTCAACCTATGTATGGCTTCTTATCCGGCCTGGGTATTGAGAAAGGAAAGAAGTTCGCGCCAGATAACAAAATGAGAAGTCTTCTTGAGCAGGCGGCCAAAGAAGGTAGAAGGCAAATGTTGGTATCGGCCTTCGCGAATTGGCGACCTGACAGAATAGTTTGGAAGGATCGTAGGTGGGAATGGGTCGGATTGGTTTCGGAAAATGGTAATTTCATGACTCAATCAGGTCTTGATTTAGAAGCGAGGGACCGTTGGTTTTCCCAGGCGATTATTGCTTCACCTGCGATGTTTAGAAGAACAGAAGGTGCTGGTTCTCTTTATTGGCTAGGACTTCGCGATGATAAGGGCGAATATCTTGATGGCGGCAAAACTTATAAGTTGTCTGTGCCAATGCCGGTTCCCGCAAAGTTATTCTGGTCAGTGACAGTTTACGATAATGAAACGCGAAGTTTAATTCAGACCGATCAAAACAATGCGGCCTTGCGATCATTAGTAGAACTAAAAAATTCTCCGACCATGGGAACAGTTGATGTGTATTTTGGCCCGAAACAAATCGCAGGCAAAGAAGGGAAGTGGATTAAAACAATTCCAGGAAAAGGATGGTTCGCTTACTTTCGTATTTACGGTCCAGGTGACGCCGCCTTTAAAGGGACTTGGAGGCCAGGTGACTTTGAAGAAGTAAAAACAACTGATCAAACAGCCTCTAACCCGTAG